In one Leptospira dzoumogneensis genomic region, the following are encoded:
- a CDS encoding alpha/beta fold hydrolase → METVLENKKPSPKLPSGYYTSKLGKIAYWIEGKGKTIFLLHSAGHDHNDFESILPSLSEKYKVISLDWPGHGLSENPQPAASASAVEYAEILPDLVTQLAPEGGIFIGNSLGGFASMDLALKKPELVKGLVIVDSGGLNDPDWITKSFAGLKSKVWFTGLVWNIFPNHYIKIRNKYTESILTRIKEREDVEGAKEVNASIWKSFLDERHDLREKVSQIQAPTLIVWGEYDPVIDPKLALRLHEKVKGSKLAYLKTGHVPFAENPKEFLKVALPFLDSI, encoded by the coding sequence ATGGAAACAGTTTTAGAAAACAAAAAACCGTCCCCAAAATTACCCAGCGGATATTATACTTCTAAATTAGGAAAGATCGCCTATTGGATAGAAGGAAAAGGAAAAACCATCTTCTTACTACATTCCGCAGGACATGATCATAACGATTTTGAATCTATTCTTCCAAGTTTATCAGAAAAATATAAAGTGATTTCTCTGGACTGGCCGGGCCATGGACTATCTGAAAATCCACAACCTGCGGCTTCTGCTTCTGCGGTAGAATATGCGGAAATTCTTCCTGACTTAGTTACACAACTGGCTCCAGAAGGCGGGATCTTTATTGGCAATTCTCTAGGAGGATTTGCCTCCATGGATCTTGCTTTGAAAAAACCCGAACTTGTAAAAGGGTTAGTGATCGTAGACTCCGGTGGGCTAAACGATCCGGACTGGATCACAAAAAGTTTTGCAGGATTAAAATCCAAGGTTTGGTTTACAGGACTCGTTTGGAATATCTTCCCGAATCATTATATAAAGATCAGAAACAAATACACAGAGTCCATTCTAACCAGGATCAAAGAAAGAGAAGATGTAGAAGGCGCGAAAGAAGTAAACGCTTCCATCTGGAAAAGTTTTTTGGATGAAAGACATGATCTAAGAGAGAAAGTCTCTCAGATCCAGGCGCCCACATTGATCGTTTGGGGAGAATATGATCCTGTTATAGATCCGAAACTTGCTCTTAGGCTTCATGAAAAAGTAAAAGGTTCAAAGCTTGCGTATCTAAAAACAGGACATGTACCTTTTGCAGAAAATCCGAAAGAATTTCTAAAAGTCGCCCTCCCCTTTTTGGATTCCATATAA